The region CTTGTGGCTTCTAGCTATAAGTCCTCTACTATAGAAAAAGATGAGTGGAACTAGTGATGAGGAGTGTTCGGATGATGAAGAAATGTGGATGTTTGTTAGAAGGTACCATAAGTATATTAAGAGAAATGGATTGAAGAATTCTGAAAAGAATCTCATTAACTATAGAAGGAAATCAAATACCTCTAAACAATATGAAAGTAAGAAGGAAAAATCTAAAGGTTCATGCTCTAATTGTGGAAGAGTCGATCATTACAAGCTGGATTGCCCATTGCTTAAGAAGGAAACGGAAAGGGTCAACAAAAGAAGTCTAGCAAGCCTAGAAGATCATACATCGCATATGATAGTGATAGTGAATCCTCCAAGGCAGGTAGCTCAAATGAAAGTGATGAAATGAAAAATCTTTGCCTCATGGCCAATCataagaaaaagaatgtaagttATTCCAAATCTGAAGCTATTGATAaaatgtcttattttgatttaCAAATTGCTTTTGAAAATCTAAATGGTGAAGCtaaagaagattttaaaaggtTGACTTCAAATAAAAGAGCATTTTCATACTTAGAAGCCAAGGTTTTAGAAACGGAAAAATACATGAAAGCTCTTAAGCAATCCATGTTAGAGACTCTAAAAGTTAGAGGATGAGAAGTATTCTTGGTTTAGTTGTGAAATTTGTCACATTTGACAAAAGGAAGTTATTACTCTAAAATCCAAATTAAACAAGGCTTTAGAACAAAAAGTTACTTTCGCTATTGATCCAACAAAACTTAAAAGATCTTTAAACGTACCATACAAAAAGTACAAATTTGTTGTAAGAGAATCAAATAGCAAAAGTCACTCTCATCATCACTTGActtgtcattattgttgcaagaaaggtcataCCATTTCaaaatgcaagtttaggagataATTGGTTCCTAAAGGTGTATTTCAATGGTCGTCTAAGtgcaacaaagtttccactcaCTCTCAAGGACCCAATGAATATTGGGCACCTATCACCCTTGTTTGATCTTGTAGTTTGAATGTCTTGACTCCATGGAGATAATGTGAtttctcgatagtggatgcttAAGGCATATGACGGATGCCATTTCCATATTCATTGACTTCACGACAAAGAAGAAGGGCTATGTGACATATAAAGACAATAATAAGGATGATATACTCAGTAAAGGTAATGTAGGTAATCCCTCTTCTAATACTATCTCTGATGTTATAGTTGCTGGAGGCCTTAAACATAATTTACTTAGCATTAGTCAAATATGCGACACATGACCCCaacaaatttcaatttttttcatCAAGCATTTCAAGTCGACTTATGAGTCGTATAAGTCAACGCATACAACCTGTTCTCTTTAATTTTTTTTCACGTTTTTGTCCACATCACTCCCCTAGAAAACTTTTCCTCTTCAAGAAAACCCAGAAAACCTTTTCCCTCTCCCACAATCGCATTCTTCCCTTCTTAAATTACATTATAACCATTTACATCATCCTTCATAAAACCCAATCATTTCCCATTACGAATTTTCACTTGTTTTCTTCTATTCTTTTCTTCTTTATGTGTTTAGAAACAAAATATTAGTTTGGGTTATTGGGTATCTCACATATCACTCAAATACATAACCTTGTGTACGAATTTCTACGGCTCCTAAGATAAACAAGGGAAAAGTGTTGCGGGTGCATCCTCTTCCATACCGGTAAGTGCCCTTTTAATCATACACCCTACGCATGTTGCTAAATTTGAGCAAAAAAAATACAAAAGTAGGATTGTCATGAAGCAACACGTGTATGATCCTAAAGCTATTGCTCGGTTAAACATCTCTAAAATTGTACGTCTTATGGAACATCAACAAATTAACTCATTTTGAAACTCTCCACCAACTACAATGAAGATTTGGTAAGGGTTTTCTATTATGGGTTAGAATCAAAGGATGAATCTACATTTAAATTCAAGATGAGAAAGAGTACATATATGGTTACAGAGGACTTATGGAAGGAATTATTTGATATTATCGTGGTTCGTCGTGACCCAACCTTGACTGATCTTGTACTTTATAAGAATTTCGACGGGAAGAATAATGTGAATTCAATTCTAAAGACATCAAGGATGGATGACAACTTAGACAAGTTGTCAACGAGCTACTTGAAAAGGGATTATCGTATTCTCCATTAGATTGTGACTCATATATTAGGTTCGAAGAAAGGTGATCATATTAAGATACATCATATCTATATTCTTCAAAATAAATTTAAGATAAATTGACCACATTATATTGTAGCAAGAATGCTTGCCATTAGAGAAATTTTTACGACATCATTTTTTTTCCTTAAAAAGTGTTGTACCAAGATTCATATTTCTTACAAGGTAACCTATTGTCAGGAAGCATAATTTTTAAGAGAGATCACAACAATTGAAATCAGGGCCGGCCCTAGGAGTAGGCCACCAAGGCTATCGTCTAGGGCcttattttttatattatatttatataatTTAAATTAATTGGTTTTTCAAAAATAactttttaaattatttataattaatataaatatatatatatatatatatatatatatatatatatatatatatatatatatatatatatatatatatatatatatatatatatatatatatatatatatatatatatatatatatatgacttttaatttaaaaaccACACTTATGcaatttttatgtttttttagAAAACTTGATATTTAAGTTTTTCTTAGAAATTTTGACAATACATTTTATATTATGATTGTTTTAAATGATGAGACGAGTGTTCAGATAAATCAATTTTATTGTcttaaatgaaataaatattagtaatataataattttatattctaaaaattaaaaaatgcattaattttaaaaaatatttttattatataaaaaatgtaTGATTTTAAATTTTGTCTTATATCTCAAAATGTGTTGGGCCGATCTAATTGAAAAATGTAGGCTTAACCTCTATTTTGTATAATATTAATTTGGTCTAGTATTACTCATATTATTAATTTGGATCTTGTTTATTTTGATTGAATAGACCAAGGTATTGGATATTTGAGATTGCTAATTTGGTATCGGCATATGTGATTTGCTATACTCACTAATAATGACCGTTGAGACTTCAAGTGGATTAATAAGTGTGTCTGCAAAAGTATTGAGAGAAGCTATTGATATAGGTTTTCTTAACATTGGTGAATGGACTTTAAGTATATTTTGGCCTATCTTCTTGGACGTTAATATGATGGTTGATTCATATTTTTGAAGTTTTTCTTTTAACACATGAGGGGCTTAGTTTTTAGTGGTTTTGGTATCGACTAATAGCTTTCGGTTGTGATTTCATTTTCTTCAAGTGATTGTATTGAGGAAAGAACTTTTTTCATCGTCTATTAACCTCTTAACTCTTTTAAAGAATATTGAGTAAGAATTTTAAGTGTTTTAAGCTactaaattaaaaaaaacataacGTAAAAGGAAAACAGAACGATAAAGATAAAAATGCATATAAAATTTAATTGATTGATTTTTTGAGTTGAAAAAATTTACAAATTCAATATCTATAGACAAGCGTAATTACCAAAACAATGTGATATGTATAATTTAGCCTTATTCGACTAATTATGTGAGTAATGCGTGATATTTCTCTCAACTATGGGTACATTGCACTCCATATTCGATTTCCTCTTTATTCTCTCACAAGATTTCATGTTTCTTTGATCCACGTCGTGTTAGTAACTATTTCGATTAGTGGCTCTACAAACCAGGAATATGGATAAAATGTCAAATTATCATGCTTCATTGATCCTTGATTGAATCTAATACTTCCAAGGCCTTTGTGGATCTCAATAAACTTGATAAAGAAAAATAACTCTTATTCAAGTAGCTTTGTATTCGTCTAATCTTTTTTTGATTGTATGAAATTGTGTGTGGAGAGAGATAAATAGGTAGATAAAGAGATATATGTTAAAATTGAATGCTTAAAATTACTTTTCATtcaaaattattaaaaaattgattaaaatatctctctctctctctctcctatatatatatatatatatatatatatatcttatatatatatatatatatatatatatatatatatatataatatatatatatatataatataataaaaatgtCAATGATTTTAATCTTAGTATATTTGCAAGTGACCGACAAGGGACGACGTGAAAGGGGAACGACGTAACAAATCATCCTAACAACTTCTTGATCGTCCATTTAATAGATTGAGTGTCCATCATTCGAATGTGATGTCCATTTCTTAGATGATCGCCTTCCAGTAAAAAGTGAAGGTGACGTGTCTCATTGCTCCACGGTGCAAAGAGAGAGTAAAGGGGAAATTGATCATGTTCTCTTGAATAATATGGAATTAACATCCCATCTCCATGCTCCTAGCAACACACCTAAGAATTTCTATAAATACACCAACCCTAAGATTACACCTAAGAAATTTTATAAATACATCAACCCTAAGATTTAATGAGAGGTTAATTTATTATGCAAATACCACATATAGAGTTTTTCACCTCCACGCGTAAGTTAAATCTAACCTCACAACAAACTCTAAAAAATCTCATATAACCTTTAATCACTAAGGATTGTCACATATTGTATTTTTAACAATTACAATCTTTAATCCCATcaaattttttaatatatttttagTTGATTATTGATTCCTAGCATGAACATGTTTGGCATCTAACTAGTCCAAAACATGTTTTCTTTTTCCTACACCTAATTGACACTTTTTTGGTTACATTCACCTAATGTACAATGTGGCAGTGCCATAAAATTTATTTTAACTTTGATGCTATTGGTTAATCAAAAGAAATAGAAGTACATTTCCACCATCATGTTGGTTTTTCAGAAATGTGGGAGTGTGAAGAGTTCTTTACAAAATTTGGGCCTGTGTGTGGTACAATATTGGGCCACATTTTGGTACTATTGCTGCTAACATTCATATGTTTAACAAATTACTTCTTAGGTCAATCACACAAACAAGATGTTCTAATTTGGTTGAACATAGTTAAAGGCTGATTTGCTTCATTGTCCATAAATGTTGAATGCGTAGAAATGAAGCCAAAACCCCTTTTAATAACTTTAACTTAGCAATTTAATTACATCACACTCAGTCAAGCTTGTCCCTACATTAACTCACACCATTTTCATTTTGGTCCCTAAAATCTCTCACTTACACCATTTTGGTCCCTAAAACGATATATTCTTTTTTTCCAGGTGACCACTAATTGAATTGTCTCACAAAAGGACCATGTCCAACCAAGACACCATAAATCTAACATAAATCAATATAGAATGAATACAACTATTTTCAGAACACAGTCAAAAATTTGTTATCCGTCCGATCTCAGACGCACAATCTTAAAAAAtacaaattttaattttataatttaaaatattatatttaaacTATATCGTTCAATTTTAATCGAACGGTCACCCATTTTCGACTTTACACATAAGCCGAATTCAACGTCGCCTATATTACTCAATTGGTCAATACCACtattttgaaaagaaaaaaaaacttgGAAATAAATTTCCCTATGAACCCGGCACAATTAGCAACAGTTAGCTATATGTTACTATCATTACGTCACATAATAAACACTTGGAGTTATCTTTCATCACACATTAATCATCAACAAATGAGTTTTATTTTATATCTCAGTTACATTACATAGTTAAAAATCAAATTATAAGACATGTAATTTTTTTTTCAAAGttacaaatatttttaaaattttcataacaacaataacaaaaaccTCATTCCTAACTTGTGAACCAAAAAGTGCATGTTATGTATGTTAGCCTAATGCAGCAGTTGAACTAAACTGTTCCAATTGAAACCTTCAAAcctaacacacacacacacaaaaacaaaacTCACACAACATGTTCCAATCTCATTAATATTTGACAAAGTGTTTGATGTTAAATATCTACAAAAACAAATGGGAACAGAAGACTTTACCTTCCCAAGAATTAACGACACTTTTCCATATATCATTGATTCACCTCCTCTTTGGaattcatcatcaacatcctccTCTTCTAAAAAGGGAGATTTCTATGAAGAAAATTCGGACTCAAAGAATCAAAGGAAGAGCTTTTCATCATCAATACAAAATGGAACAAAATCAAGGGAGTTAGAAGATGAAGAGGTTGTTCCAATGGATTTATTGTGGGAGGTTTTCAATGAAGAGGTCGTTGAGTATAGATCCTTAAAAATTGGTCACACAACAAAAAATGGTCTTGTTCATATCAAGAATAAGCCTACTATGTTGGAGATGTTGAAGGTTTTGAAGAAACTTTTTTCCATCAACAATTCTCATGGTAAATCAACAAGAAGAATACTATAATATCTAGAGTTATGCTATTGGCTTTTGGGTAAGAGTACTTATAttcatgttttgtttttctttattaGAAACTTGTCTTGTTAATTAAGAGTTTAGAATATATATGCATATGTAAAAGTACATCAAAATTACTGAAATTTTTTCTTTGATTCATGCAAgtttaattaatatatataagTACTTTTTTTATTAAGTAATCAC is a window of Lathyrus oleraceus cultivar Zhongwan6 chromosome 6, CAAS_Psat_ZW6_1.0, whole genome shotgun sequence DNA encoding:
- the LOC127098593 gene encoding uncharacterized protein LOC127098593, whose translation is MGTEDFTFPRINDTFPYIIDSPPLWNSSSTSSSSKKGDFYEENSDSKNQRKSFSSSIQNGTKSRELEDEEVVPMDLLWEVFNEEVVEYRSLKIGHTTKNGLVHIKNKPTMLEMLKVLKKLFSINNSHGKSTRRIL